The Methanothermobacter tenebrarum genome has a window encoding:
- a CDS encoding 30S ribosomal protein S27e — protein sequence MFYESRSNFLRVKCLDCGNQQIVFDRAASYVKCIICGKTLVEPTGGKANIKAQILEVLD from the coding sequence ATGTTCTATGAGAGTAGGAGCAATTTTTTACGGGTTAAATGCCTAGATTGTGGGAACCAACAGATAGTGTTCGACAGGGCCGCATCCTATGTAAAATGCATAATATGTGGTAAGACATTAGTGGAACCAACTGGTGGCAAAGCAAATATAAAGGCCCAGATCCTAGAGGTTTTAGACTAA
- a CDS encoding 50S ribosomal protein L44e translates to MKIPKERRTYCPYCRKHTIHEVLESKRRKASELKWGQRQFRRVTAGYRGYPRPLPSGNKPVKKLDLRLKCKECGKSHTKRRTFRVGRVEFTT, encoded by the coding sequence ATGAAGATTCCGAAGGAAAGAAGAACTTACTGTCCATATTGTAGGAAACACACCATCCATGAAGTGCTAGAGTCAAAAAGGCGTAAAGCCAGCGAATTAAAATGGGGTCAGAGACAGTTCAGGAGGGTTACCGCAGGTTACAGGGGATATCCAAGACCATTACCATCAGGTAATAAACCTGTGAAAAAATTAGACTTACGCTTAAAATGTAAAGAATGCGGAAAATCTCACACAAAAAGAAGAACATTCAGAGTTGGAAGAGTCGAATTCACCACATAA
- the pcn gene encoding proliferating cell nuclear antigen (pcna), translating into MFKAELNDPNILKTSFDAISSIVDEVQIQVDSEGMRLDALDRSHITFVHLELHKELFDEYECPEPEKINVDTEELMKVLRRARAGDRLIITSDDTNLILTFEGEATRQFKIRLIDIEYETPQPPEIGYENEFEVPFSLLKDAIADIDIFSDKITFKVDEEKFIVSSTGEFGDAMIEYYHGEKIKEPARSVYSLDKIKEMLKADRFSETAIINLGNDMPLKLTLKMPNDEGELSFLLAPRLEAEE; encoded by the coding sequence ATGTTTAAGGCGGAATTGAATGACCCTAACATTTTAAAGACAAGTTTTGATGCTATTTCATCGATTGTTGATGAAGTCCAAATACAAGTAGACAGTGAAGGCATGCGCTTAGATGCCCTTGACAGGAGCCATATAACCTTCGTACACCTTGAACTCCATAAGGAACTATTCGATGAATATGAATGCCCAGAACCTGAGAAGATTAACGTGGATACAGAGGAGCTCATGAAGGTCCTTAGACGCGCCCGGGCAGGTGATCGTTTAATAATCACAAGTGATGATACCAACCTTATATTAACATTTGAAGGCGAGGCCACACGCCAATTCAAGATAAGATTAATAGATATCGAATACGAAACTCCCCAGCCCCCAGAGATAGGATATGAAAACGAGTTTGAGGTCCCATTCTCGCTCTTGAAGGATGCGATAGCAGATATTGACATATTCTCTGATAAGATCACCTTCAAGGTTGACGAAGAGAAATTCATAGTATCTTCCACAGGAGAATTTGGCGATGCCATGATAGAATATTATCATGGCGAAAAAATAAAAGAACCCGCAAGGAGCGTATATTCACTCGACAAGATCAAAGAGATGCTAAAAGCTGATCGATTCAGTGAAACAGCCATTATAAACCTTGGAAATGATATGCCCCTCAAGTTGACATTAAAAATGCCAAATGATGAAGGCGAATTAAGCTTCCTCCTCGCCCCACGCTTAGAAGCCGAAGAATAG
- a CDS encoding transcription factor S → MEFCPKCGAIMFSDKKKFKCKCGYEKKITRELSDKYKIAEKIESKESVIFTGEDVRTLPTTKAECPKCGNKEAFWWMQQTRRADEAETRFLRCTKCKYTWREYD, encoded by the coding sequence ATGGAATTTTGTCCAAAATGTGGAGCTATAATGTTCTCAGACAAAAAAAAGTTTAAATGTAAATGTGGATATGAAAAGAAGATAACAAGGGAATTATCAGACAAGTACAAGATAGCCGAGAAAATTGAAAGCAAGGAAAGCGTCATATTCACAGGTGAAGATGTTAGAACCCTCCCCACAACCAAGGCCGAATGTCCTAAATGTGGGAACAAAGAAGCTTTTTGGTGGATGCAACAGACAAGAAGGGCTGATGAAGCCGAAACACGCTTCTTAAGATGCACCAAATGTAAATATACATGGAGGGAATACGATTAA
- a CDS encoding NUDIX hydrolase yields MEIYKNPLLTVDIVIICPDDNIILIKRKKNPYKGFWAIPGGFVEYGEKVEEAALREAYEETGLKVELDHLLGVYSDPDRDPRGHVISICFIAHQIGGKLKADTDASEVSKFKWEELKKIKLAFDHAIILRDAYNFIKNYKK; encoded by the coding sequence ATCGAAATATACAAGAATCCTCTCCTAACAGTGGATATTGTTATCATCTGCCCCGATGATAATATCATACTCATTAAAAGGAAAAAGAACCCATATAAAGGGTTCTGGGCGATCCCAGGCGGCTTCGTAGAGTATGGGGAGAAGGTTGAGGAAGCGGCCTTAAGAGAAGCATATGAAGAGACAGGTTTAAAAGTGGAATTAGATCATCTGTTAGGTGTCTATTCAGATCCAGATCGCGACCCCCGTGGGCATGTTATAAGCATATGTTTCATAGCCCATCAAATCGGTGGAAAATTAAAAGCAGATACAGATGCCAGTGAAGTTTCCAAGTTCAAATGGGAAGAACTGAAGAAGATAAAATTAGCATTTGATCATGCCATAATACTTAGGGATGCATACAACTTCATAAAAAATTATAAAAAGTAA
- a CDS encoding DUF99 family protein, with amino-acid sequence MKEKRFRKIKSEIRILGIDDAPFTPHSKDDVLVVGTVFRGGSWLDGVLTTHIKVDGTDSTSKIIEMVKNSRHLDQLGVIMLDGITLGGFNVVDVEKVFKETGLPVIVVIRKIPDFKKIKRALKGKFEDWEWRWDAIKRAGKIYPVKDDDTIYIQVKGIKLEDAIEIVRISTTRSAIPEPIRAAHLIAAGVEKGESKGNA; translated from the coding sequence ATGAAAGAGAAAAGATTCAGGAAGATAAAATCTGAGATAAGAATCTTGGGTATCGATGACGCCCCATTCACACCCCATAGTAAAGATGATGTCCTAGTTGTTGGCACCGTCTTTAGGGGCGGTTCATGGTTGGATGGTGTCCTAACAACCCATATAAAAGTTGATGGAACTGATTCTACCTCTAAGATAATTGAAATGGTTAAAAATTCAAGACACCTCGACCAATTAGGTGTTATAATGTTAGATGGGATAACACTAGGCGGTTTCAATGTCGTTGACGTGGAAAAAGTATTCAAAGAGACTGGATTGCCAGTTATAGTTGTTATAAGGAAAATACCTGATTTCAAAAAGATAAAAAGAGCCCTCAAAGGAAAATTTGAAGATTGGGAGTGGCGATGGGATGCCATAAAAAGAGCTGGTAAAATATACCCAGTAAAGGATGATGACACCATCTACATACAAGTGAAGGGTATAAAATTGGAGGATGCCATAGAGATAGTTAGAATTTCAACCACAAGGAGCGCGATCCCAGAGCCTATAAGAGCAGCCCATCTTATCGCAGCAGGAGTTGAAAAGGGCGAATCAAAGGGTAACGCCTAG
- a CDS encoding DNA-directed RNA polymerase subunit L, translating into MKIIRDEKDEMEIILEGETHTLCNALRKILLEDETVKAVAYSIDHPIIGEPHMYIRGDNPRKSLKKAAKTLKERSKEFKDLIERSSP; encoded by the coding sequence GTGAAGATTATCCGCGACGAAAAGGATGAAATGGAAATAATACTTGAAGGCGAAACCCACACACTCTGTAATGCTTTGCGCAAAATCCTCCTAGAAGACGAAACCGTGAAAGCCGTAGCATATTCCATAGACCATCCCATAATAGGGGAACCCCACATGTACATAAGAGGGGATAACCCTCGAAAATCCCTTAAAAAGGCTGCTAAGACGCTTAAAGAAAGGTCTAAAGAATTCAAAGACCTCATAGAGCGGTCTAGTCCATGA